From the genome of Candidatus Kapaibacterium sp., one region includes:
- the rplR gene encoding 50S ribosomal protein L18, whose protein sequence is MDIRCQQKKKQKRRLRRKLRVRKKVSGTSERPRLTVYRSLKHIYAQIIDDTRGHTLVSASTIDRQLRAEVSSVRPKVAQAQIVGRALAERALKAGIRTVVFDRNGYKYHGRIKALAEAARQAGLQF, encoded by the coding sequence ATGGACATTCGGTGCCAGCAGAAGAAGAAGCAGAAGAGGCGCCTGCGGCGCAAACTACGGGTGCGGAAGAAGGTCTCTGGAACCTCGGAGCGGCCACGGCTAACGGTCTACCGTAGTCTCAAGCACATCTACGCGCAGATCATCGACGACACTCGGGGCCACACGTTGGTTTCGGCCTCCACTATAGATCGACAGCTCCGAGCAGAAGTCTCATCTGTGCGTCCAAAAGTAGCTCAAGCGCAAATAGTAGGACGTGCCTTAGCTGAACGGGCCCTGAAAGCTGGCATTCGTACTGTTGTCTTCGACCGCAACGGCTACAAGTACCATGGTCGAATCAAAGCGCTAGCC
- the rpsN gene encoding 30S ribosomal protein S14: protein MAKTSVVARNERRRRLVQKYAALREQLKREGRWEELHKLPRNSSPVRLRNRCFVTGRGRAVYRKFGLCRIVLRQLALEGKIPGVRKASW, encoded by the coding sequence ATGGCCAAGACTAGTGTGGTAGCACGCAACGAAAGGCGTCGACGCTTAGTTCAAAAGTATGCTGCCCTTCGAGAGCAGCTCAAGCGTGAGGGTCGGTGGGAAGAACTCCACAAGCTACCCCGGAATTCCTCTCCTGTCCGCCTTCGGAACCGCTGTTTCGTAACAGGCCGCGGGCGAGCCGTCTACCGTAAGTTCGGCCTATGCCGTATTGTCTTGCGGCAGTTAGCTCTGGAGGGTAAGATTCCTGGAGTCCGTAAGGCAAGCTGGTAG
- the rplD gene encoding 50S ribosomal protein L4, translating into MVVDLWDKSGTVIGQVELPDSIFGIEPHEHALYLAVRAFLANHRQGTHKVKTRAEVRGGGRKPWRQKGTGRARHGSIRSPLWVGGGKVHGPRPRDYTLELPKKVKRLARKSALSLRAHEGNLIVVQDFTLEQIKTKLMVEVLRNLQLDKAKTLILLPQVDETIVYSARNLPLVTTMLAPQASAYHILAHQKLLLFRGAIEPLVASFGEEYSHVEHS; encoded by the coding sequence ATGGTTGTTGATCTATGGGACAAGAGTGGGACTGTCATCGGGCAAGTGGAATTGCCTGACAGCATCTTCGGGATTGAGCCGCATGAGCATGCCCTCTACTTAGCTGTCCGGGCATTCTTAGCCAACCACCGCCAGGGAACCCACAAAGTCAAGACTCGTGCAGAAGTGCGTGGCGGCGGTCGGAAGCCATGGCGTCAGAAGGGCACTGGACGGGCTCGCCATGGCTCTATCCGCTCTCCCCTCTGGGTCGGTGGAGGGAAAGTGCATGGCCCCCGGCCCCGCGACTACACCCTCGAGCTTCCCAAGAAAGTCAAGCGACTAGCCCGTAAATCTGCGCTCTCTCTCCGAGCTCACGAGGGGAACCTCATCGTAGTACAGGACTTCACTCTGGAGCAGATCAAGACAAAGCTGATGGTAGAGGTGCTCCGCAACCTGCAGCTAGACAAGGCAAAGACCCTGATCCTCTTGCCCCAGGTCGATGAAACGATCGTCTACTCAGCCCGCAATCTCCCACTGGTGACGACGATGCTGGCCCCACAGGCCTCGGCCTATCATATCCTGGCCCATCAGAAGTTACTACTCTTCCGTGGTGCCATTGAACCATTGGTAGCCTCCTTCGGCGAGGAGTACAGCCATGTGGAACATTCTTAA
- the rpsQ gene encoding 30S ribosomal protein S17, whose protein sequence is MIGRVVSNKANKTIVVTIERDVMHPLYKKTYKRTTKVMAHDEHNQCQIGDLVKVVEWRPLSRRKRWMLVEILQRSHQQPSAEEL, encoded by the coding sequence CTGATCGGACGCGTAGTCAGTAACAAAGCGAACAAGACCATCGTCGTCACGATCGAGCGCGATGTCATGCATCCGCTTTACAAGAAGACCTACAAGCGGACGACAAAGGTCATGGCTCACGACGAACATAATCAGTGCCAAATCGGCGACCTCGTCAAAGTCGTTGAGTGGCGTCCCTTAAGCCGGAGGAAGCGCTGGATGTTGGTAGAGATCTTGCAGCGGTCGCACCAACAGCCGAGTGCGGAGGAGCTATGA
- the rpsC gene encoding 30S ribosomal protein S3 — MGQKVHPIGFRLGITREWDAYWFDEKKFAEKLHEDIRLRSYLKQRLKHAGVSRIVIERTGKAITITIHSSRPGVIIGRSGKDIAQLEEELRHLTGGKEVRVRISEIKRPELDAQLVAENIAQQIENRISFRRAMKQAVAAAMRMGAEGIRIKCSGRLGGAEMSRKEQYLEGRVPLQTLRADIDYGFATAYTIYGTIGVKVWICRGEVLQRRSARERGS, encoded by the coding sequence GTGGGACAGAAAGTCCATCCCATTGGATTTCGGCTCGGGATTACCCGGGAGTGGGACGCCTACTGGTTCGACGAGAAGAAGTTCGCGGAGAAGCTCCATGAAGACATCCGGCTGCGCTCCTACCTCAAGCAGCGCCTCAAACATGCTGGCGTCTCACGGATCGTGATTGAACGCACTGGCAAAGCAATCACGATTACGATCCACAGCTCCCGCCCTGGTGTCATCATTGGGCGCTCAGGTAAGGACATTGCCCAGCTTGAGGAAGAGCTACGGCATCTGACAGGCGGGAAAGAGGTCCGAGTTCGAATTTCGGAGATCAAGCGTCCAGAACTTGACGCCCAGCTAGTAGCAGAAAACATTGCCCAGCAGATCGAGAACCGGATCTCTTTCCGCAGAGCTATGAAACAAGCTGTCGCAGCCGCCATGCGCATGGGTGCCGAAGGTATCCGTATCAAGTGCTCAGGCCGTCTCGGTGGTGCTGAGATGTCGCGAAAAGAACAGTACCTGGAAGGCCGTGTACCCCTCCAGACACTACGAGCCGACATCGACTATGGGTTTGCTACTGCTTACACGATTTACGGCACTATTGGCGTCAAAGTATGGATTTGCCGTGGAGAAGTCTTACAGCGCCGTTCAGCTCGTGAGCGAGGGAGCTAA
- the rplX gene encoding 50S ribosomal protein L24 — MALKIKRGDTVMVIAGNDKGKIGKVLAVYPKKMRVLVEGVNVRKKHVRPSPRYPQGGIISKEMPIHYSNVMLVDSNGRPTRVSIRRVERDGKIVRVRIAKTTGEEIP, encoded by the coding sequence ATGGCACTGAAGATCAAGCGAGGAGACACAGTCATGGTGATCGCCGGAAACGACAAAGGCAAAATCGGCAAAGTGCTAGCAGTCTATCCCAAGAAGATGCGAGTCCTCGTAGAGGGAGTCAACGTGCGCAAAAAGCACGTACGGCCTAGCCCACGATACCCGCAGGGCGGGATCATCAGCAAAGAAATGCCTATCCATTACTCCAACGTCATGTTGGTAGACAGCAACGGCCGCCCTACGCGGGTCAGTATCCGACGAGTGGAACGCGATGGCAAAATCGTTCGAGTCCGAATAGCGAAGACCACAGGCGAGGAAATTCCGTAG
- the rplE gene encoding 50S ribosomal protein L5 has translation MARVKRKVIEFKPEGPRLEEYTGPVPPPRLWLYYKEHIVPTLMKRFGYRSVMQVPRLEKIVINMGVGRATQDIRILQEAFNHLELIAGQRPVVTYARKSIANFKLRAGMPIGCMVTLRRARMYEFLDRFINIAVPRIRDFRGFPDRSFDGRGNYTVGIKEQIIFPEIDVDKVNHILGMDITFVTTAPTDEEAYVLLSEFGFPFQKRS, from the coding sequence ATGGCACGTGTGAAGCGGAAGGTGATTGAGTTCAAACCTGAAGGGCCACGATTGGAAGAGTATACCGGTCCAGTCCCCCCACCGCGGTTGTGGCTGTACTACAAGGAGCACATCGTGCCTACTCTGATGAAGCGCTTCGGCTACCGATCTGTCATGCAGGTGCCGAGGCTAGAGAAGATTGTCATCAACATGGGAGTAGGACGTGCCACGCAGGACATCCGAATCCTGCAGGAGGCCTTCAATCATCTGGAGCTCATAGCTGGTCAGCGCCCGGTAGTTACGTACGCTCGGAAATCCATCGCAAACTTCAAGCTACGTGCCGGAATGCCGATCGGCTGCATGGTAACTCTGCGGCGTGCCCGAATGTACGAGTTTTTGGATCGCTTCATCAACATCGCTGTCCCTCGCATCCGAGACTTTCGTGGCTTCCCTGACCGAAGCTTTGACGGGCGCGGTAACTACACTGTCGGCATCAAAGAGCAGATCATCTTTCCAGAGATTGACGTGGACAAAGTCAACCACATTCTCGGCATGGACATTACGTTCGTCACAACGGCACCAACTGACGAAGAAGCGTATGTCTTGCTCAGTGAATTCGGCTTCCCGTTCCAAAAGCGTAGCTGA
- the rplN gene encoding 50S ribosomal protein L14, with protein MIQQESNLVVADNSGAKVVRCIRVLGGSSRRYGSVGDVIVVSIKSAVPHSGVKKGEVHKAVIVRTRKEIRRKDGTYVRFDDNAVVLLTPAGEPRGTRVFGPVARELREKNFMKIISLAPEVV; from the coding sequence ATGATCCAGCAGGAATCCAACTTGGTTGTGGCAGATAACTCTGGTGCAAAGGTTGTGCGGTGTATTCGTGTGCTCGGCGGCAGTAGCCGACGCTATGGGAGTGTTGGAGATGTGATCGTTGTGTCCATCAAATCCGCCGTTCCTCACTCGGGGGTCAAAAAGGGGGAGGTCCACAAAGCCGTCATTGTGCGTACGCGCAAGGAAATCCGCCGCAAGGACGGTACCTATGTTCGCTTTGACGATAATGCCGTGGTCCTCCTCACTCCCGCAGGTGAGCCCCGGGGTACCCGAGTCTTTGGCCCCGTGGCTCGAGAGCTGCGGGAGAAAAACTTCATGAAGATCATCTCGCTAGCCCCAGAAGTTGTCTAA
- the rplW gene encoding 50S ribosomal protein L23: protein MWNILKRPIITEKALKLQAQRQYVFEVDPKANKLQIKQAIEQLFEVKVESVRTVRIKGKRRVRFIRGHRIEGRLPNRKKAYVTLREGYHIDLVEGQPTQAESTT, encoded by the coding sequence ATGTGGAACATTCTTAAGCGCCCCATCATTACAGAGAAGGCCCTCAAGCTCCAAGCGCAGCGTCAGTATGTCTTTGAGGTTGATCCGAAGGCTAACAAGCTACAAATCAAGCAGGCCATAGAGCAGCTCTTCGAGGTCAAGGTCGAAAGTGTTCGGACCGTCCGCATCAAGGGCAAGCGACGAGTTCGGTTCATCCGTGGCCATCGTATCGAAGGCCGTCTCCCCAACCGGAAGAAAGCGTATGTGACTCTCCGGGAGGGCTACCATATCGACCTCGTCGAAGGTCAACCAACGCAGGCAGAGAGCACTACGTAG
- the rplP gene encoding 50S ribosomal protein L16 has protein sequence MLMPRRPRYRKTQRGRVRGKSFRGAILAFGSYGLKAIEGGWVTAQQLEAARIAISRHLKRGGKIWIRVFPDKPVTKKPLETRMGGGKGSPELWVAVVKRGRILFEVDGVSREAAHEALRLASHKLPLKTKVVERLELATTP, from the coding sequence ATGTTGATGCCACGACGACCGCGGTACCGGAAAACGCAGCGAGGGCGTGTCCGCGGCAAGAGCTTCCGTGGTGCCATCCTAGCATTCGGCTCCTACGGATTGAAAGCCATTGAGGGAGGCTGGGTAACCGCCCAGCAGTTGGAGGCCGCTCGTATTGCCATCAGCCGCCACCTAAAGCGAGGTGGGAAGATCTGGATTCGGGTCTTTCCCGATAAGCCCGTAACGAAAAAACCCTTAGAGACTCGCATGGGCGGTGGTAAAGGGAGTCCCGAGCTCTGGGTAGCTGTCGTCAAGCGCGGACGGATCCTGTTTGAGGTAGACGGTGTCTCTCGGGAAGCAGCCCACGAAGCACTACGGTTAGCTTCGCACAAGCTTCCGCTCAAGACGAAGGTCGTAGAACGATTGGAGCTCGCAACGACGCCATGA
- the rplV gene encoding 50S ribosomal protein L22, with protein MEARAVARYLRCSPRKMRLVVDMIRYKTAAEALSLLRLSPKRAARYAEKVLRSALANLAAQQDNVSIDPADVVITRAYVDPGPMFKRILPAPMGRAYWIRRRTNHLTLVVKLLKDVSVAQRS; from the coding sequence ATGGAAGCACGTGCTGTGGCTCGGTACCTTCGCTGCTCGCCGCGGAAGATGCGACTCGTTGTGGACATGATTCGCTACAAAACCGCTGCAGAAGCACTGAGCCTGCTGCGTCTCTCTCCGAAGCGTGCAGCCCGATATGCCGAGAAGGTCCTACGGTCAGCGCTGGCAAACCTCGCCGCCCAACAGGACAACGTCTCTATTGACCCTGCCGATGTGGTCATCACTCGGGCATACGTCGACCCAGGCCCAATGTTCAAGCGCATTCTCCCTGCACCTATGGGCCGGGCATACTGGATTCGTCGGCGGACGAATCATCTAACTCTCGTCGTGAAGCTCCTTAAGGATGTCTCAGTAGCACAGCGGTCGTAG
- the rpmC gene encoding 50S ribosomal protein L29, with protein sequence MKPRKAAELRQLTTEELRQLLRETERTLQTLRFQHALKQLENVAALRTLRKDIARIKTILHERGVHT encoded by the coding sequence ATGAAACCCCGAAAAGCTGCAGAGCTTCGACAGCTCACCACAGAAGAGCTCCGCCAATTACTACGCGAAACGGAACGGACCTTGCAGACGCTCCGCTTCCAACACGCCCTCAAGCAATTAGAAAATGTCGCTGCCCTTCGGACCCTGCGAAAAGACATCGCACGTATTAAAACCATCCTGCACGAACGTGGGGTTCATACATAA
- the rpsS gene encoding 30S ribosomal protein S19 → MARSLKKGPYVHPKLLKKVRQLNASGEKRVIKTWSRASMILPEFVGHTFAVHNGNKFIPVYVTENMVGHRLGEFAPTRTYRGHSGHRKEQRTATRK, encoded by the coding sequence ATGGCACGCTCGCTGAAGAAAGGGCCATACGTTCATCCCAAACTCCTCAAGAAAGTCCGCCAACTCAACGCCTCTGGGGAGAAGCGCGTCATCAAGACATGGTCCCGTGCTTCGATGATCCTCCCAGAGTTCGTAGGGCATACCTTCGCCGTGCACAACGGCAATAAGTTCATCCCTGTCTACGTAACGGAAAACATGGTTGGCCATCGGTTAGGGGAATTTGCGCCGACCCGAACCTACCGTGGCCACTCTGGCCACCGGAAGGAACAGCGAACGGCTACCCGCAAGTAA
- the rpsH gene encoding 30S ribosomal protein S8, whose translation MAVVSDTIGDFLTRIRNAYSARHRTVECPASRLKIAIAAILKERGYIGDYEYIEDGKQGILRLTLRYVNGRPALREIVRVSKPGRRIYAGVKELPRVYNGLGIAIVSTSRGVMTDAEARRLGIGGEVICKVF comes from the coding sequence ATGGCCGTTGTTAGCGACACCATTGGTGATTTCTTGACGCGCATCCGAAACGCATATTCGGCACGGCATCGCACAGTGGAGTGCCCTGCAAGTCGTCTAAAGATTGCAATTGCAGCTATCCTGAAAGAGCGGGGCTACATTGGTGACTACGAGTACATTGAGGACGGTAAACAGGGTATTCTCCGCCTGACCCTCCGGTACGTGAACGGTCGTCCCGCACTGCGAGAAATCGTTCGGGTCAGCAAACCAGGCCGTCGCATCTACGCCGGTGTTAAAGAGTTACCACGCGTCTACAACGGGCTTGGAATAGCTATCGTTTCAACGTCCCGTGGCGTTATGACCGATGCAGAAGCCCGCCGGTTGGGCATCGGCGGAGAGGTCATTTGTAAGGTGTTTTGA
- the rplB gene encoding 50S ribosomal protein L2 — MGIRVLKPITPGTRFYSVSTFEELTTDRPFKPLLQPLKSTGGRNNLGRITSRHRGGRHKRRYRIIDFKRNKIGIPARVLTIEYDPNRSARIALVQYEDGEYRYILAPEGLKVGDTIESGPQAEIKVGNALPLYRIPPGTLIHNIELKPGKGGQLVRSAGTAAQLMGCEGKYAIVKLPSGEMRQILSHCMATIGQVSNPDHENISYGKAGRLRWLGVRPQTRGIAMNPVDHPNGGGEGRSKSGGGRQHPESPWGQLAKGLKTRKKNKQSDKYILRRRK, encoded by the coding sequence ATGGGAATTCGAGTCTTGAAACCTATCACACCAGGTACGCGCTTCTATTCAGTGAGTACCTTTGAAGAGCTCACCACTGACCGTCCCTTCAAGCCCCTCTTACAACCTCTCAAAAGCACAGGTGGGCGGAACAACCTGGGGCGTATCACTTCTCGTCACCGTGGCGGCCGCCACAAGCGACGCTACCGCATCATTGACTTCAAGCGCAACAAGATTGGGATCCCAGCCCGAGTCCTTACCATCGAGTATGACCCTAACCGCTCGGCGCGGATTGCCTTAGTCCAGTACGAAGATGGAGAGTATCGCTACATCCTTGCCCCCGAGGGGCTTAAAGTAGGTGACACGATAGAGTCTGGTCCTCAGGCTGAGATCAAGGTTGGGAATGCCCTCCCGCTCTACCGAATCCCCCCCGGGACACTGATTCATAACATAGAGCTCAAGCCCGGTAAGGGCGGGCAGCTAGTTCGGAGCGCTGGAACTGCAGCCCAGCTTATGGGGTGTGAAGGTAAATACGCCATCGTCAAGCTCCCCTCTGGAGAAATGCGGCAGATTCTCTCTCACTGCATGGCAACAATCGGGCAAGTTAGCAATCCCGATCACGAGAACATTTCGTACGGCAAAGCAGGTCGCCTGCGCTGGCTTGGGGTCCGCCCGCAGACCAGAGGGATCGCTATGAACCCAGTAGACCACCCGAATGGTGGAGGCGAAGGGCGCTCCAAGTCCGGCGGTGGCCGTCAACACCCTGAGTCTCCTTGGGGCCAATTGGCGAAGGGCCTCAAGACTCGAAAGAAGAACAAGCAGTCGGACAAGTACATCTTGCGGCGGCGTAAGTAA
- the rplF gene encoding 50S ribosomal protein L6 — MSRIGKKPLPVPEGVQVEILSDSLRIRGPKGELRVPLPSGIQCDYWDGKLYFSRQSDEKKVKAAHGLARALAASAVQGVTTGFTRTLQIEGIGYRAELRGQNRLLLTIGYSHPVLFIPPEGISIAVPAPNVIQVSGIDKQLVGEVAARIRAIRPPEPYKGKGIRYEGEYIRRKAGKAAGR; from the coding sequence ATGTCGCGGATTGGTAAGAAACCGCTTCCTGTACCTGAGGGCGTGCAGGTAGAGATCCTCTCTGACTCACTGCGAATCCGTGGCCCCAAAGGGGAGCTACGGGTTCCACTACCATCTGGGATTCAATGCGACTACTGGGATGGAAAGCTCTACTTTTCGCGCCAAAGTGACGAGAAGAAGGTCAAGGCTGCTCATGGCTTGGCCCGAGCTCTGGCAGCTTCAGCTGTCCAAGGGGTAACAACTGGCTTCACACGAACGCTCCAGATAGAGGGTATCGGCTACCGTGCAGAGCTGCGAGGACAGAACCGGTTGCTGTTGACTATTGGTTACTCCCACCCGGTCCTCTTCATCCCACCAGAAGGCATCTCGATAGCGGTCCCAGCACCAAATGTCATCCAGGTGTCTGGTATTGATAAACAGCTCGTAGGGGAAGTCGCTGCGCGCATCCGTGCTATCCGCCCGCCTGAGCCATACAAAGGCAAAGGAATCCGCTATGAAGGTGAATACATCAGACGGAAGGCAGGTAAGGCAGCAGGTCGGTAA